The Brevibacillus humidisoli DNA segment TACCTGCAGAGAAAAGTTGTGTTCTTCGGCGGCAAGGGCGGGGTGGGCAAGACGACCACCTCTTCTGCTTTTGCCCTGCGTGCCGCCGATCATGGAAAAAAAACCTTGCTTGTCTCCACGGACCCCGCCCACAATCTGCGCGACATCTTTGAGCGGCAGGTCGGACAGGAGCCGACGCAGCTGAGAGAGAATCTATGGGCGCTGGAAATCGATCCACACCACGAATCACACCGCTACATCGCATCGGTCAAGGAGAACCTGCGAAAAGTGGTCAGCGTGCAGATGATGAATGAAATCGAGCGGCAGATCGATATCGCCCATGTCTCCCCCGGTGCTGACGAATCGGCTCTGTTTGACCGGATCGTCGAGATCATCCAATGGATTGAGACCGATTTTGACTTGATCGTCTTCGACACCGCCCCGACAGGACATACGCTCAGGTTGTTGTCGCTGCCGGAGTTGATGGGTGCCTGGGTGGACAGTATGCTGTCGCGCCGCCAGAAGGTGATGAGCATGCGGGAGACTTGGCTGGAGGAAGCGGCTCCTGCCGAAGACCCGATCTATGAGATTCTGACCGCCCGCAAGCTGAAGTTCGCTCGCGCTCGAGAAGTGATCCTCAATGCCAAGCTGACCGCCTTTTCGTTCGTACTCACCCCGGAGCGGCTGCCGATTGCCGAGACGACACGGGCATTGCCTGTTTTGCAAAAGTATCAGGTACCCGTCGATACCCTGGTTGTCAACCGGGTGATTCCCGACGAGGCGGACGGCGAGTTTATCCGACGTCGGCGCGAGCAGGAGAGGAAGTACCTGACCGAGATCGAACAGCAATTCAGCCGTTACCGGATCGTCAGGATTCCCATGCTGGAGCAGGATGTGGCCGGATTGGAGGCGCTTGATACCATCGCTGGCCACTTGTTTTGACTTCGCACTCATACAATTTACAAATGCCGCAACCATTGGTATAGTGTCAGTAGACCAACCACATACTCGTTTCGGGGAGCTGGGTGAGCCTGGCTGAGAGGGTACCCGACAGGTACCGACCCGTCAAACCTGATCTGGGTAATGCCAGCGGAGGGAATGAAGCTTACCATTGTAACAACCCAGGTTGTTATTGTGCGAATCCACAGGCTGCCCGCTAATGGCAGCTTTTTTCATTGCTCTTTGGTGGCGCAGCAGCTAGATTGCCGTGTAGGCAAAAGAAAGGAGATCACGCAGATGCCAATCGTGAATGTAGGTTTTCAAGTTCTTCCCAAGGTGGCCGATGGCAGCAGCTATGCGGTCGTCGACAAGGCGATCGAGGTCGTGCAGCGATCTGGTGTGAAATACGAAGTGGGCGCCATGGAGACCGTGATGGAAGGAGAGCTTGACCAACTGCTGGAGATCGTCAAACGGGCCCAGGAAGCCTGCATCGCCGCAGGTGCTTCCGAAGTGATGACCCACATGAAGATCCATTACCGGCCCGAAGGAGTCAGCATGGATGAAAAGCTGGAAAAATACCGGTAAGCGAAGCCTCATAGACGATACCCCGCTTACCCGTTGGGTGTCCATCTTCTTGCCTGGCGGTGTGATGCTGGTACTGTTGATCCTCTGGGAATGGCTGGTGGCCATCACCCGGATTGAAAAGTGGATTCTTCCCAAGCCGTCGCACATCGTACAGTCGCTCTGGGAGTCGCGAGCACTGATCGCTCAGCACAGCGTACAGACCATCTACGAAGCCCTGCTGGGATTGGCCATAGCGATCGTGATCGGAGTCGCGATTGCCGCGATCATCGACAGCTCAGAGTGGCTGCGCAAAGCGTTCTACCCGCTGCTGATCATCTCCCAGACGGTCCCGATTATCGCTGTGGCACCGCTCTTTTTTATCTGGTTCGGCTATGGCATCCTGCCCAAGGTGGTCGTCGTCACTCTAGTCTGCTTTTTTCCAGTGGCGATTAATGTGGCAGACGGGCTGCGGCTCGTCGATCGCGACACCCTGCGGCTGATGGCGTCGATGGGCGCAGGCCGCTGGCAAATCTTCCACATGGTGAAGCTGCCGGCGACACTGCCATTTTTCTTTTCCGGGATGCGTATCGCCGGTACCTACAGTGTGATGGGGGCCGTGATCGGCGAGTGGCTGGGAGCGAGCAAAGGACTGGGCATCTTGATGACCCGCTCGTCACAGTCGTTCCTGACTGACCGGGTGTTTGCGACGATCGTGGTGATCACCCTGCTCAGCCTGGCTATCTTTGCTCTGATCGAGGGAGCCGCCCGCTTGTTGATGCCTTGGCATTATCGGCAGAAGCCTTCACCCTAGCGCCGACCGAAACGAAGCGAAGCAAGGAAAGATCAGAAGGAACCATCTGAATGATGCAACGATTGCATGCAAACGACGAAAGGATAGGAGACAAAAAGATGAACAAGAATGGAAAAGATTTGTTTGCACCGCTGCTGGCACTGGGACTCTCGTTAGCGCTGGTGGTGACCGGCTGTGGCGGCGCGGAGCAATCCGCACCGAAACAAGAGACGACACCAAACCAAGGGGGGACTCCGTCCACAGAAGCTCCAGCAGAACCGCAAAAAGTGACAGTCATGCTGGACTGGCTGCCCAACACCAACCATACCGGTCTCTACGTAGCCAAAGAAAACGGCTATTACGAGGAGCAGGGGCTGGATGTGGAAATCGTACAGCCGGGCGAAGGCAGCACAGCCGACCAACTGGTAGCCGCCGGAAAAGCAGATTTTGGCATCAGTTACCAAGAAGCAGTCACCCAGGCACGGGCAACTGATATCCCGCTCGTTTCCATCGCAGCGGTGATCCAGCACAACACCTCTGCCTTTGCCTCACTGAAGGAGGCTAACATCAGCTCGCCCAAAGATTTCGAAGGAAAACGCTACGGCGGCTGGGGCTCGCCAGTCGAGGAAGCCGTACTGCAAGCGGTGATGGAAAAAGCAGGCGCCGACTTTACCAAAGTAGAAAACGTCACGCTTGGAGTCGCCGACTTCTTTTCTACCATCGGGCGAGATGCCGACTTTGAATGGATTTACTACGGCTGGGACGGTGTCGAAGCGAAGCGAAGCGGCATGGAACTCAATCTGTTGATGCTCAAAGACCTGGACCCTGCGCTCGACTACTACACACCGGTGATCGTCACCAACGAACATCATATCGCCGAGCAACAAGAACTGGTCAAAAAGTTCGTCGCCGCTACTGCCAAAGGGTATCAGTTTGCTATCGAACAGCCGGACCAAGCAGCGGACATGCTGCTCAAAAACGCCCCGGAATTGAATGCGGACTTGGTCAAAGCAAGCCAGGAGTGGCTGAGTGGCAAGTACCAGGACGATGCTGACCAATGGGGCATCCAAAAGCAAGAAGTGTGGGAACGCTATGCCAAATGGATGTTTGAGCGCGACCTGATCCCAAAGATGATCGAAGCGGACAAGGCCTTTACCAACGAGTTTTTGCCTGAGCCGTCCAACTAATAACCAGTGAACCAGAAGAACGATAAAACATCACCCGCATAAAGGAGGGAGCTGCGGATGACCGATGAAAAACTAGCGATACGAGGAATAAGCAAAACGTTCCCTGGCAAAGGGGTTTCTCGTGTCCGAGCACTGCAAGATATCTCCCTGTCGGTCCGACAGGGGGAGTTCGTCAGCCTGATCGGCCCGAGCGGATCAGGGAAAAGCAGCCTGCTGGACATCATCGCCGGTCTCTCGCTTCCCGACGCTGGTGATGTACTGATCGATGGCCGCTCCAAGGCCGGAGAACGCGGCCACGTCAGTTATATGCCGCAGCGGGATGTGCTGTTTCCATGGCGAACCATTCTAGACAATGTGATCGTCCCGCTGCAGATTCAAGGAGTGGAAAAAAAGCAGGCACGAGAAGAAGCGACCCGCCTGCTGCCCGTGTTTGGATTGGAGCAGTTCGCTGCCAGCTACCCGCACATGCTGTCCGGCGGGATGCGGCAGCGCGCCGCTTTTTTGCGTACTTACCTGTGCAAAAAAGAATTGATACTGCTGGATGAGCCGTTCGGCAGTCTGGATGCACTCACCCGGATGCAGATGCAGCAGTGGCTGCTCGGCATCTGGCAGCAGTTCCGCCATTCCGTGTTGCTGGTCACGCATGATGTGGATGAAGCGATCCTCCTCTCCGACCGGATCTATCTCTTATCCGCACGTCCCGGAGAGATCGTCGCCGAAGTGGACGTACCTCTGCCACGGCCGCGGGAGCCGGTGATCACGACCGATCCCGCCTTTTTATCCATCAAATCGAGACTGCTCCAACTGCTGCAGGAAGCAGTCTTTTCCAACGTGGTGGATTCGTAACATGCATTCTTTTCTTTCCTTGGCAGCAACGATTGGTCGCGAAATCACAACCACCGTGGTTTTGACGACTACAAGTTCTTACGAATACAAAAGGAGGAGAAATCTCCGATGATGACACACCGTTATCTCCTCTTTTCCGGAGGCAATCTCGGGGACTGGGCGCTTGACGAAGTGCAGGAGGGTGATGTGCTGGTCGGCGTTGACCGCGGGGCGCTCTTTTTGCTGCAGCACGGTATCGTTCCAGCCTATGCCGTCGGAGATTTCGATTCCGTAAACGAGGCAGAACGAAGCCAGATCGAGCAGCAGGTAGCGAGCGTTGCGTCCTGTGATCCGGTGATGAAAGACCTGACCGATACGGAGATGGCCTTCCGATGGGCGCTCACACAGCAGCCGACGGAAATCATCCTGCTCGGTGCGGTAGGCAGCCGCCTGGACCACACACTGGCCAATCTCCACCTGCTGGTCGAAGCGCAAAAGGCAACTGTGCCCTGCAGGATTGTCGACGAGAAAAACGAGGTGCTGCTCGTTGATGGCACCGCACAGATCAAAAAGAGGCGCTACCGCTATGTCTCCCTGCTGCCGCTCAGCACACAGGTTACCGGCATTACGCTGGAGGGATTTCTCTACCCCTTGCATCGCGCAACACTAACCATCGGCCAGTCACTCGGGATCAGCAACGAATTGCTGGGTTCACACGGTACGGTCAGCGTCGAGTCCGGACAACTCTTGCTCATACAGAGTTTGGATTAGCCGATATGCATTGTCTTGGGTTCGACTTAGATTCGCAAACACCTGCAACGTATCCGCACCAGAACACGTCTACATCAACAAAGAGGAGGTGCGCGATGAAACGGAATCGTTTTTACTTTTTAACCATCCTTACGTTCCTGGTTGCACTCTCTGCCGGTTATTGGAACGGGTGGGGAGTGCGATCGGCTGACGATGGATATCTCTTGACTGATCAGCCCCATGCCTTTGCACAAACAGCGGATCAAACGACTGCTCCCAAGCAGGTAGAGCCGCTGCCGGTAGTGGGGTCCTACAACAATCTAAAAGCACTACTGGAAGAAGCGGAGAAAACCCGTGAACGGGTGTACCGTTACCGGGGAGTCAAAATGGCCCTCGAAACAACTGCTTCTGCCCCTGCCAGCAGCGAAGCCCAAGCAAAACAGGCAGCACCCTCGGCCGACTCAGGCATGGCCGCAGATTACTCGGGCACCAATGTTCAGGTTGCCGGCGTCGATGAATCCGACGTGGTCAAGACAGACGGTTCTTATCTGTATCTGGTGCGCAATCAACAGGTCGTTGTGGCACAGGCCACTCCCGCAGATCAGCTAAAGGTCGTCAGCACCCTCAATTACGCAGAAGAAGATCTCCGACCAAGTGAGCTGTACGTGGATGACAACTACCTGGTGGTGATCGGACATGATGCCGAACGGATCTCCAAAATTCCCTACCACCGCGAGCAGGTAAAAGCCATCGTCTATGATCTGCGTGACAAAACGAAGCTAAAACAGGTCAAAGAGGTTGCGCTGGAGGGTCACTATGTATCGTCCCGCAAGATCGGCTCTGCTCTCTATCTCGTCGCCAACCGATGGATCGACTCCCACTGGATTTTAAAAGAGCAGACGCAACTGCCTGCCCCGGTGTACAGCGACTCGGCCAGCGGCGATGAGCCGATCCCGGTTGACTATGGCGATATGCGTTATTTCCCTGATTCGATCGAGCCGAACTATCTGTTGATCGGCGGCATCAATCTGGATCGAATCGATCAGGAGATGCAGGTCTCCTCCTATCTGGGAGCGGGTGAAAATATCTACGCCTCACCTGAGCACTTGTACGTAGCAGTGACCGATTACGAACTCAAGGAGACCTTTTTTATCGAACAGCCACCTGAGCAAAAGACACGGTTTTACAAGTTTGCTCTCCATGACGGTACAACGGAATACCTGGCAAAAGGGGAAGTCCCCGGCCGCATCCTCAATCAGTTTTCGATGGATGAACACGACGGCTACTTCCGTGTGGCCACGACCAAAGGAGAAGTCTGGCGCACCGATGAGCATACCTCGAAGAACAACCTGTACATCTTGGACGACAGTCTAGCCTTGAAGGGCAAAATCGAGGACATCGCACCAGGCGAAAAAATCTACTCGGTCCGATTTATGGGCGACAGAGGATACATCGTAACGTTTAAGAAAGTGGACCCGTTGTTTGTGATCGATCTGAAAAACCCGGAGCAGCCAAAGATTCTCGGAAAACTGAAGATTCCCGGCTACAGCGATTACCTCCATCCCTACGACGAAAACCATCTGATCGGCTTCGGAAAAGACGCAGTGGAAGCCTCACGGGAAGGGGAACCAGGATCGGGCTCAGACACAATCGCCTTTTACCAAGGCATGAAGGTCGCTCTGTTTGACGTCAGCGATGTCAGCCATCCGGTGGAAAAGTACAGCCTGATCATCGGCGATCGCGGCACCGATTCGGAACTGCTGCACAACCACAAGGCACTGCTTTTCTCCAAAGCGAAAAACCTGCTAGCGTTCCCAATCACCGTCAGAGAAATCCCGGAAAGCGTCAAACAGTCCAAAGCGCGTGACGTGACACGCTACGGCGAGTTTACGTTCCAGGGTGCCTATGTCTACCAACTGGATCTCGACAAAGGCTTTACCCTGCGCAAAAAGATTACCCACCTCACAGAGCAGGACATGCTGAAGTCGGGTGACGGCTGGTACGACAGCGAACGCAATGTGGAGCGAATCCTGTACATCGGCGACAAGCTGTACACCCTGTCTTCTTCGATGATTAAAGCACACGACCTTGACACGTATCAAGAAGTGGGAAGTCTCGCCCTGTCCGATTGAGCAAAAAGTTTGTCAATTAGTCACATGCAGCGCAGCCACACTGCTCTCCATGTATGGTAGGATTAGACCTATTGCTGTCAAGCAGGCGGTAGTTTCTGTAAAGTGACGGCAAGTTGTGCGAAATAGCTGCTTTTGTAGTATAATAGCAGGTATTGCACATCATCTATCCTGCAAATAGATGGAGGTATTTGAAAATGGAACAGCAACAAAAACCGTACAGAGTCTTGCTCTACTACAAGTATGTGCCGATTGAGGACCATGAGCAGTTTGCACAGGAGCATCTGACATTCTGCAAGGAGCTGGGTCTCAAGGGACGGATTCTGGTAGCACCGGAAGGAATCAACGGCACCGTATCCGGCACGGTTGAACAGACACAGATTTACATGGACACTATGCACCAGGACTCTCGCTTCGCCGACATGGTTTTCAAGATTGACGAAGCAGACGGGCATGCTTTTAAAAAGATGTTCGTACGCCCGCG contains these protein-coding regions:
- a CDS encoding ABC transporter substrate-binding protein, whose protein sequence is MNKNGKDLFAPLLALGLSLALVVTGCGGAEQSAPKQETTPNQGGTPSTEAPAEPQKVTVMLDWLPNTNHTGLYVAKENGYYEEQGLDVEIVQPGEGSTADQLVAAGKADFGISYQEAVTQARATDIPLVSIAAVIQHNTSAFASLKEANISSPKDFEGKRYGGWGSPVEEAVLQAVMEKAGADFTKVENVTLGVADFFSTIGRDADFEWIYYGWDGVEAKRSGMELNLLMLKDLDPALDYYTPVIVTNEHHIAEQQELVKKFVAATAKGYQFAIEQPDQAADMLLKNAPELNADLVKASQEWLSGKYQDDADQWGIQKQEVWERYAKWMFERDLIPKMIEADKAFTNEFLPEPSN
- a CDS encoding thiamine diphosphokinase — its product is MMTHRYLLFSGGNLGDWALDEVQEGDVLVGVDRGALFLLQHGIVPAYAVGDFDSVNEAERSQIEQQVASVASCDPVMKDLTDTEMAFRWALTQQPTEIILLGAVGSRLDHTLANLHLLVEAQKATVPCRIVDEKNEVLLVDGTAQIKKRRYRYVSLLPLSTQVTGITLEGFLYPLHRATLTIGQSLGISNELLGSHGTVSVESGQLLLIQSLD
- a CDS encoding beta-propeller domain-containing protein, encoding MKRNRFYFLTILTFLVALSAGYWNGWGVRSADDGYLLTDQPHAFAQTADQTTAPKQVEPLPVVGSYNNLKALLEEAEKTRERVYRYRGVKMALETTASAPASSEAQAKQAAPSADSGMAADYSGTNVQVAGVDESDVVKTDGSYLYLVRNQQVVVAQATPADQLKVVSTLNYAEEDLRPSELYVDDNYLVVIGHDAERISKIPYHREQVKAIVYDLRDKTKLKQVKEVALEGHYVSSRKIGSALYLVANRWIDSHWILKEQTQLPAPVYSDSASGDEPIPVDYGDMRYFPDSIEPNYLLIGGINLDRIDQEMQVSSYLGAGENIYASPEHLYVAVTDYELKETFFIEQPPEQKTRFYKFALHDGTTEYLAKGEVPGRILNQFSMDEHDGYFRVATTKGEVWRTDEHTSKNNLYILDDSLALKGKIEDIAPGEKIYSVRFMGDRGYIVTFKKVDPLFVIDLKNPEQPKILGKLKIPGYSDYLHPYDENHLIGFGKDAVEASREGEPGSGSDTIAFYQGMKVALFDVSDVSHPVEKYSLIIGDRGTDSELLHNHKALLFSKAKNLLAFPITVREIPESVKQSKARDVTRYGEFTFQGAYVYQLDLDKGFTLRKKITHLTEQDMLKSGDGWYDSERNVERILYIGDKLYTLSSSMIKAHDLDTYQEVGSLALSD
- a CDS encoding ABC transporter permease; translated protein: MLVLLILWEWLVAITRIEKWILPKPSHIVQSLWESRALIAQHSVQTIYEALLGLAIAIVIGVAIAAIIDSSEWLRKAFYPLLIISQTVPIIAVAPLFFIWFGYGILPKVVVVTLVCFFPVAINVADGLRLVDRDTLRLMASMGAGRWQIFHMVKLPATLPFFFSGMRIAGTYSVMGAVIGEWLGASKGLGILMTRSSQSFLTDRVFATIVVITLLSLAIFALIEGAARLLMPWHYRQKPSP
- a CDS encoding thiamine-binding protein, whose protein sequence is MPIVNVGFQVLPKVADGSSYAVVDKAIEVVQRSGVKYEVGAMETVMEGELDQLLEIVKRAQEACIAAGASEVMTHMKIHYRPEGVSMDEKLEKYR
- a CDS encoding ABC transporter ATP-binding protein, coding for MTDEKLAIRGISKTFPGKGVSRVRALQDISLSVRQGEFVSLIGPSGSGKSSLLDIIAGLSLPDAGDVLIDGRSKAGERGHVSYMPQRDVLFPWRTILDNVIVPLQIQGVEKKQAREEATRLLPVFGLEQFAASYPHMLSGGMRQRAAFLRTYLCKKELILLDEPFGSLDALTRMQMQQWLLGIWQQFRHSVLLVTHDVDEAILLSDRIYLLSARPGEIVAEVDVPLPRPREPVITTDPAFLSIKSRLLQLLQEAVFSNVVDS
- a CDS encoding ArsA family ATPase; protein product: MKHYLQRKVVFFGGKGGVGKTTTSSAFALRAADHGKKTLLVSTDPAHNLRDIFERQVGQEPTQLRENLWALEIDPHHESHRYIASVKENLRKVVSVQMMNEIERQIDIAHVSPGADESALFDRIVEIIQWIETDFDLIVFDTAPTGHTLRLLSLPELMGAWVDSMLSRRQKVMSMRETWLEEAAPAEDPIYEILTARKLKFARAREVILNAKLTAFSFVLTPERLPIAETTRALPVLQKYQVPVDTLVVNRVIPDEADGEFIRRRREQERKYLTEIEQQFSRYRIVRIPMLEQDVAGLEALDTIAGHLF